From a single Neochlamydia sp. AcF84 genomic region:
- a CDS encoding leucine-rich repeat domain-containing protein yields the protein MMPSDSISSTPITFRTTVSENIEDPVSGELMTRAVTLFPCGHTFNEDTVIQCLARNKLCPLDRTLIERHAPNYTVRHLAETAESHPLEEIKREPSEEAVGHFLRGKELAEKGDHATAIEALLQALQLTPTYEKAQAYLEFCLKRSSEASSSLQSLPLAFSDKEKGKEKSLPSADSYKERYAELLFNLLEEPSIQKHSTLKKMLENQLEELMSQDSEELTEKDKLSYKWTEKLLGENKKIRQFALKKLRQIHQSSSSLAPTAPQSSISTASSTSSKEIPPLSPLSIAPISMASLYNAILQVHFPEGNRDFIEQARILDKIYEIEPNLNLSVEEKVPYIFQKLFTLAVSLSPTEFEGNAKESRVFTLSNYSSYLLNINRLLLWQKLPRGTEFLNQPHIKALPLKKKGELLAQWIEEHGKDIAFLHLNRLGLTSLPPELCQLTKLQVLSLNNNQLTALPAEIGQLTKLQILSLSCNQLISIPDEIRQLTKLEMLDLGYNHLTSIPAEIGQLTKLEILLLADNHLTSIPTEIGQLTKMENIDLSCNQLTVIPAEIRQLTKLRSLVLNNNQLTVIPAEIRQLPQLRRLTTWGNRF from the coding sequence GCCGTCAGATTCTATCTCTAGCACCCCAATAACTTTTCGTACTACAGTTTCAGAGAATATAGAAGATCCCGTCTCAGGAGAGCTGATGACTCGGGCGGTTACTTTGTTTCCTTGTGGCCATACCTTTAACGAAGATACCGTCATCCAATGCTTAGCACGCAATAAACTTTGTCCTCTAGATAGAACGCTTATTGAAAGGCATGCACCTAACTACACGGTCAGGCACCTGGCCGAAACGGCTGAGTCTCATCCATTAGAAGAAATTAAACGTGAGCCTAGTGAGGAAGCTGTAGGACATTTCTTACGTGGTAAAGAACTTGCTGAGAAAGGAGACCATGCAACTGCCATAGAAGCTTTACTACAAGCTTTGCAATTAACTCCTACGTATGAAAAAGCCCAAGCCTATCTTGAATTTTGCCTTAAACGCTCTTCAGAGGCTTCTTCATCTTTACAGTCCCTTCCTCTCGCTTTTTCTGATAAAGAAAAAGGCAAAGAAAAAAGCCTTCCTTCTGCAGACTCTTATAAAGAGCGCTACGCTGAGCTCTTATTCAATCTTTTAGAAGAACCTTCCATTCAAAAGCATTCAACCTTAAAGAAAATGCTAGAGAATCAATTGGAAGAGTTAATGAGCCAGGACAGCGAAGAACTGACCGAGAAAGATAAGCTAAGCTATAAATGGACGGAAAAATTATTAGGAGAAAATAAAAAGATTAGACAATTTGCCCTCAAAAAATTGCGCCAAATCCACCAAAGTTCTTCCTCCCTTGCCCCAACCGCTCCTCAATCTTCTATTTCTACTGCTTCTTCAACCTCCTCTAAAGAAATCCCACCTCTTTCTCCTCTATCCATCGCACCTATTTCTATGGCCTCTCTTTACAACGCAATCCTCCAAGTTCATTTTCCTGAAGGGAATCGGGATTTTATAGAACAAGCGCGTATTTTGGATAAGATTTATGAAATTGAGCCTAATCTTAATCTTTCGGTTGAAGAAAAAGTGCCCTATATCTTTCAAAAGCTCTTTACCTTAGCCGTCTCTCTTTCTCCTACAGAATTTGAAGGAAATGCTAAGGAAAGCAGGGTCTTTACCCTTTCTAATTACTCCTCCTATCTATTAAATATTAACCGCCTCTTACTCTGGCAAAAGCTACCAAGAGGAACAGAGTTCTTAAACCAACCACATATTAAAGCTCTACCTTTAAAGAAAAAAGGAGAGCTGTTAGCGCAGTGGATAGAAGAGCATGGTAAGGATATCGCTTTCCTGCATCTAAATAGGTTAGGCTTGACCTCTTTACCACCAGAACTCTGTCAGCTTACTAAGCTGCAAGTTCTTAGCTTAAACAACAACCAGCTAACCGCTCTTCCTGCGGAGATTGGGCAGCTTACTAAGCTGCAAATTCTTAGCTTAAGCTGCAACCAGCTAATCTCTATTCCTGATGAAATAAGACAGCTTACTAAGCTGGAAATGCTTGACTTAGGATACAACCATCTAACCTCTATTCCTGCGGAAATCGGTCAGCTTACTAAGCTGGAAATCCTTTTGTTAGCCGACAACCATCTAACCTCTATTCCTACGGAAATCGGGCAGCTTACTAAGATGGAAAACATTGACTTAAGTTGCAACCAGCTCACCGTTATTCCTGCGGAAATCCGGCAGCTTACTAAGCTGAGAAGCCTTGTCTTAAACAACAACCAGCTCACCGTTATTCCTGCGGAAATCCGGCAGCTTCCTCAACTTCGTAGGCTTACAACTTGGGGAAATCGCTTTTAA